A stretch of the Salminus brasiliensis chromosome 19, fSalBra1.hap2, whole genome shotgun sequence genome encodes the following:
- the LOC140540606 gene encoding troponin I, slow skeletal muscle-like yields MLVAEKEQNKRDRDSALNERVPPLKLSGLSVQELQELCKDLHRKIDIVDEARYDLEVKVAKNEKEIQSLTQKIGEMKGTMNRTKLKRVKKTADDKLGALTELKSSKADFKANLKTVKKEEEKKEEVTDWRKNVEAMSGMEGRKKLFDAGQ; encoded by the exons ATGCTTGTAGCTGAGAAAGAACAGAACAAACGGGACAGGGACAGTGCCTTGAACGAGAGAGTTCCTCCACTCAAACTCTCTGGTCTGTCTGTACAAGAGTTACAG GAGCTCTGCAAAGATCTCCACCGCAAGATCGACATTGTTGATGAAGCACGATATGACCTTGAAGTTAAAGTGgccaaaaatgaaaaagag ATCCAGTCTTTGACACAAAAGATTGGAGAAATGAAGGGcaccatgaacagaaccaaactGAAGAGGGTGAAAAAAACTGCAGACGACAAGCTGGGTGCCCTGACTGAATTAAAGTCCTCAAAGGCTGACTTTAAAGCCAACCTGAAGACAGtcaagaaagaagaagagaag AAAGAGGAGGTGACTGACTGGCGTAAGAACGTGGAGGCCATGTCTGGCATGGAGGGCAGGAAGAAGCTGTTTGATGCTGGTCAATAA
- the bpgm gene encoding bisphosphoglycerate mutase: MSKHKLFLLRHGEGAWNKENRFCSWVDQKLSENGVVEAQECGRLLKEKGYKFDHVFTSILSRSIQTAWLVLEAMGQEWVPVTKSWRLNERHYGSLIGLNRAEMAQKHGEEQVKLWRRSYDITPPPIDESHTYFAEIYNDRRYTTCDVPKEKLPRTESLKEVLDRLLPYWNDVIVPEIKSGQTILISAHGNSCRALLKHLEGISDTNIVNVTLPTGIPVLLELDENLRPVKPRELLGDQAKIQAAIKKVEDQGKANVGNANVAN; this comes from the exons ATGTCGAAGCACAAACTCTTCCTGCTGCGGCATGGCGAGGGGGCATGGAACAAAGAGAACCGCTTCTGCAGCTGGGTGGACCAAAAGCTCAGTGAGAACGGAGTGGTGGAGGCCCAAGAGTGTGGCCGGCTACTGAAGGAGAAGGGCTACAAGTTTGACCACGTTTTCACCTCCATTCTCAGTCGCTCCATTCAAACGGCCTGGCTCGTTCTGGAAGCCATGGGGCAGGAGTGGGTCCCTGTCACCAAGTCCTGGAGACTGAATGAGCGCCATTACGGGTCTCTGATCGGCCTGAACCGAGCCGAGATGGCACAGAAGCATGGCGAGGAGCAGGTCAAGCTGTGGAGACGGAGTTATGACATCACCCCACCCCCGATTGACGAGTCACACACCTATTTTGCAGAGATCTACAACGACCGCAGGTACACCACATGTGATGTACCCAAAGAGAAGCTGCCCAGAACTGAGAGTCTGAAGGAAGTGCTAGACAGACTCCTGCCTTACTGGAATGATGTCATTGTTCCTGAAATCAAGAGTGGCCAAACTATCCTCATTTCAGCTCATGGAAACAGCTGCAGAGCCTTGCTTAAACATTTAGAAG GAATATCTGATACCAACATTGTTAATGTAACTCTTCCCACTGGAATACCAGTTCTTCTGGAGTTGGATGAAAATCTTCGGCCTGTCAAGCCTCGAGAGCTTCTAGGTGACCAGGCCAAAATTCAGGCAGCTATCAAGAAGGTGGAGGATCAAGGAAAAGCCAACGTAGGAAACGCCAATGTAGCAAATTAA
- the LOC140541538 gene encoding troponin I, slow skeletal muscle-like encodes MDHMSKPWAPMTLLLVYRLYFLGAFLKQKPKITASRRLFLKTKVLKKASTLLANEKEEKQRERERVLSERVPPLQLSGLSAQELQALCRELHQKIDVVDEERYDIQAKVTKNEKEIADLSHKIFELKGKMKRPALKRVKISADAMLGALLGAKVKESVDFKANLKTVKKEEEKKEEVTDWRKNVEAMSGMEGRKKLFDAGGQ; translated from the exons atggatcacatgaGTAaaccttgggcacccatgaccctgttgctggtttacCGGTTGTACTTCCTAGGAGCatttttg AAACAGAAACCTAAGATTACAGCATCCAGACGGCTGTTCCTCAAG ACTAAAGTACTGAAAAAGGCGAGCACACTGCTCGCAAATgagaaggaggagaaacagagggagagagaaagagtcttgagtgagagagtgcctcctctgcagctgtctggcctGTCTGCACAGGAGCTGCAG GCCCTCTGCCGAGAACTTCACCAGAAGATTGATGTTGTAGATGAAGAGAGATATGACATTCAAGCCAAAGTAaccaaaaatgaaaaagag ATTGCAGATCTTTCCCATAAAATCTTTGAGCTGAAGGGTAAAATGAAGAGACCTGCGCTGAAGAGGGTGAAGATTTCTGCTGATGCAATGCTGGGTGCTCTTCTGGGCGCCAAGGTCAAGGAGTCTGTGGACTTCAAAGCCAACCTCAAAACAGTCaagaaggaggaagagaag AAAGAGGAGGTGACTGACTGGCGTAAGAACGTGGAGGCCATGTCTGGCATGGAGGGCAGGAAGAAGCTGTTTGACGCTGGTGGTCAATAA
- the LOC140541226 gene encoding interleukin-17 receptor A, with protein sequence MVSLGCCPFSLLCIVGSIATLQGTEVQVLEIATNHSLCVRFILNETLPRVAQQEGTPWSFTLDRIMVHPGLKYQVSVSNLPKPEVGRRANESQIPVPGCKHPTMEKLKVCLENGSLWDPNLTWSVSGSNDNGRVILLTFNTGQFSELYRVGLHRPNFHTDRTVSKDNRTSINVTLFLDALQLKHCKYVFVIKPFFVRCLNNCLEYQQKVQICSSPTNNRQHMFWTVCGAMGLIFCVYKAAMLHSNSNKDSYLSSHDATDKKEEESDPVQRPSKVLIIYSLDHPLYKEIILKLCAFLRAKCGTDVMLDLLDFTQLSTVGSIQWLEMQRERLAGSSDKVLILCSPGVYAKWRGMCGKNRVMTREDIRSPMGDLLTPALSLIIPDFVHSSSYQKYIVAYFDDVCSEKDIPAPFNVAVKYQLMKHFEELFFRLVDKEKHEPGRMKQIEGIAGDDYFSSLPGEALKNAIEAFQAYQLANPCWFEMELVDADEEAEGSGHQQGGGAEIAGDCVLQNQL encoded by the exons ATGGTGTCCCTTGGCTGCTGTCCTTTCTCTTTGCTCTGTATTGTAGGAAGCATTGCCACACTGCAGGGGACCGAGGTGCAAGTGCTCGAAATTGCCACCAACCACAGCCTGTGTGTTCGCTTCATCCTCAATGAGACACTACCACGGGTTGCACAGCAGGAGGGGACGCCA TGGTCTTTTACTTTAGACCGCATCATGGTCCATCCTGGGTTGAAATATCAAGTTTCTGTATCTAATTTACCAAAGCCAGAAGTGGGGAGACGTGCAAATGAGAGTCAGATCCCAGTTCCAG GGTGTAAACATCCTACAATGGAAAAGCTGAAAGTATGCTTGGAGAATG GCAGCCTCTGGGATCCCAACCTCACCTGGTCGGTTTCAGGCAGTAATGATAATGGACGAGTGATTTTGCTGACCTTTAATACAGGACAGTTCTCGGAGCTGTACAGAGTGGGCCTTCACCGTCCTAACTTTCACACTGACCGCACAGTTTCAAAG GACAATCGTACTTCAATCAATGTGACACTCTTTCTGGATGCTTTGCAGTTAAAACACTGCAAATATGTCTTTGTG ATCAAACCGTTCTTTGTCCGGTGCCTGAATAACTGTTTAGAATACCAGCAAAAGGTTCAGATCTGCTCCT cCCCTACAAACAACAGACAGCACATGTTTTGGACTGTTTGTGGTGCAAtgggactgatattttgtgtataCAAGGCTGCTATGCTGCACAGCAACTCAAATAAGG ATTCATATTTGTCTTCTCATGACGCCACTGACAAGAAGGAAGAGGAAAGCGATCCGGTGCAAAGGCCCAGTAAAGTTCTTATCATCTACTCCCTGGACCATCCCTTGTACAAAGAGATCATCCTTAAGCTCTGTGCCTTTCTAAGGGCCAAGTGTGGCACCGACGTCATGCTGGACCTGCTGGACTTCACCCAGCTGAGTACTGTAGGCAGCATCCAGTGGCTGGAGATGCAGAGGGAGAGGCTGGCTGGGTCTTCAGATAAAGTACTGATATTATGTTCTCCAGGGGTGTACGCCAAGTGGAGGGGTATGTGTGGAAAAAACAGGGTGATGACAAGGGAGGACATCAGATCACCTATGGGAGACCTGCTCACTCCGGCCCTCAGCCTCATCATACCGGACTTTGTGCATTCTTCGTCTTACCAAAAGTACATAGTGGCTTACTTTGATGATGTGTGCAGTGAGAAGGACATACCTGCTCCGTTTAACGTGGCAGTGAAGTACCAGCTCATGAAGCACTTTGAGGAGCTCTTCTTCAGGCTTGTGGACAAGGAGAAGCACGAGCCTGGACGGATGAAACAGATCGAAGGTATTGCGGGAGATGACTACTTCAGCTCCTTGCCAGGAGAAGccttgaaaaatgcaattgagGCCTTCCAGGCATACCAGCTAGCAAACCCCTGCTGGTTTGAAATGGagcttgtagatgcagatgaagaaGCTGAGGGAAGTGGCCATCAACAGGGTGGAGGTGCAGAAATCGCCGGTGACTGTGTTCTTCAAAACCAGCTATGA
- the LOC140540605 gene encoding troponin I, slow skeletal muscle-like, with translation MLDEVEMRKSKISSGRRLGLKIKMLTTAQEMLIVEKEEKKKEREIALSERVPPLKLSGLSVQELQDLCRDLHHKIDVVDEERYDIGVKVAKNDKEIQDMSQKIFELKGKLKRPALKRVKISAEAMLSVLLGSKHKESIDFKANLKTVKKEEEKKEEVTDWRKNVEAMSGMEGRKKLFDTAGQ, from the exons ATGTTGGATGAGGTAGAAATG AGAAAATCCAAGATTTCTTCAGGTCGTCGGTTAGGGTTAAAG ATTAAGATGTTAACAACGGCCCAGGAAATGCTGATagtggagaaggaggagaagaagaaagagagagagatcgccCTCAGTGAGAGGGTTCCACCACTGAAGCTCTCAGGCCTGTCAGTCCAGGAACTCCAG GACCTTTGCCGGGATCTACATCACAAGATTGATGTTGTTGATGAGGAGCGGTATGACATTGGAGTAAAGGTGGCAAAAAATGACAAGGAG ATACAGGACATGAGCCAGAAGATCTTCGAGCTGAAGGGCAAGCTGAAGAGGCCAGCACTGAAGAGAGTGAAGATTTCAGCAGAGGCCATGCTGAGTGTCCTTCTGGGCTCCAAACACAAGGAGTCCATTGACTTTAAGGCCAATCTGAAGACAGtgaagaaagaggaagagaag AAAGAGGAGGTGACTGACTGGCGTAAGAACGTGGAGGCCATGTCTGGCATGGAAGGCAGGAAGAAGCTGTTTGACACTGCTGGTCAATAA